In Neokomagataea tanensis, one genomic interval encodes:
- the ilvB gene encoding biosynthetic-type acetolactate synthase large subunit codes for MTDLAAPKADEHTKTLNPATLNGAEVLLRVLSELGVEVVFGYPGGAVLPIYDALFKQDHIRHILVRHEQAAVHAAEAYARSTGKTGVVLVTSGPGATNAVTGLVDALMDSIPLVCLSGQVPTKLIGNDAFQEADTTGITRPATKHNYLVRTPETLAPIVREAFAVAQGGRPGPVLIDLPKDITVGKAPLTPPAPTPAMKRLQKIAAQNRPAQDAIARTIEAMKTAKKPLFYTGGGIINSGPHAAELLRALARKTGFPVTSTLMGLGAFPSPDPQFLGMLGMHGAVEANMATHGCDLLIALGVRFDDRVTGRVDAFSPNSFKVHADIDPSQIDKIIPVDVRLEGDVGETLEALLAAWGETEAPDLTQWWNQIASWRSVDGFGFTQDMTPEAVIRPQYAIQRLYELVQESGRDTFVSTEVGQHQMWAAQHFQFDKPNRWLTSGGLGTMGYGLPAAVGAQVAHPDALVIDIAGEASTLMNIQELGTIAQYRLPVKIFILNNRYMGMVRQWQELLHGSRYSQSYSEALPDFVKLAESFHGTGMRARNVGELDKVIRDMLAHDGPVIADICVAEGENCYPMIPSGAAHNQMLLGPDQDSAAAGLTEEGMMLV; via the coding sequence GTGACGGATCTTGCGGCGCCCAAAGCCGATGAACACACAAAAACGCTGAACCCTGCAACACTTAACGGTGCAGAAGTCCTTCTTCGCGTCCTGAGTGAGCTCGGTGTTGAGGTCGTGTTCGGCTATCCGGGCGGAGCGGTGCTGCCGATTTACGATGCATTGTTCAAGCAAGATCACATTCGCCACATCCTTGTTCGCCACGAGCAGGCTGCTGTGCATGCAGCTGAAGCGTATGCGCGCTCAACAGGTAAGACCGGTGTCGTTTTGGTAACGTCAGGGCCTGGCGCTACCAACGCGGTGACTGGTTTGGTTGATGCGTTGATGGATTCCATCCCGCTGGTTTGTTTGAGTGGTCAGGTTCCGACGAAACTGATCGGAAATGATGCCTTTCAAGAAGCTGACACAACGGGAATTACCCGGCCGGCGACTAAACACAATTATCTGGTTCGTACGCCGGAAACTTTGGCCCCTATCGTGCGCGAGGCTTTTGCTGTGGCACAAGGTGGGCGCCCTGGGCCGGTGCTGATCGACCTGCCTAAGGATATTACGGTAGGTAAAGCGCCGTTGACGCCGCCGGCTCCTACGCCAGCGATGAAGCGTTTGCAGAAAATTGCAGCGCAAAATCGGCCAGCGCAGGACGCCATCGCGCGTACGATTGAGGCGATGAAGACGGCAAAGAAGCCGCTTTTCTATACGGGTGGGGGTATTATAAACTCTGGCCCGCATGCAGCTGAGTTGTTGCGCGCTTTAGCACGCAAAACGGGTTTTCCGGTTACGTCGACGCTTATGGGGCTGGGCGCATTTCCTTCCCCTGACCCACAGTTTTTGGGCATGCTGGGCATGCACGGTGCTGTGGAGGCGAATATGGCAACGCATGGTTGTGACCTGCTGATTGCCCTTGGTGTGCGTTTCGATGACCGCGTGACAGGTCGTGTCGATGCGTTCTCGCCGAACTCTTTCAAAGTTCACGCTGATATTGACCCGAGCCAGATTGATAAAATCATCCCTGTGGATGTTCGTCTAGAAGGTGATGTGGGTGAAACCTTGGAAGCTTTGCTGGCAGCATGGGGTGAAACTGAGGCCCCGGACCTGACGCAGTGGTGGAACCAAATTGCCTCGTGGCGGAGCGTTGATGGCTTCGGTTTCACGCAGGACATGACACCTGAGGCGGTTATCCGCCCGCAATATGCCATTCAGCGTTTGTACGAGTTGGTGCAAGAAAGTGGCCGTGATACCTTCGTATCAACGGAAGTTGGTCAGCATCAGATGTGGGCTGCGCAGCACTTCCAGTTCGATAAACCTAACCGTTGGCTAACATCCGGCGGTTTGGGTACGATGGGATACGGTTTGCCTGCTGCGGTTGGGGCGCAGGTTGCGCATCCCGATGCGCTGGTGATCGATATAGCGGGAGAAGCGTCCACCCTGATGAACATTCAGGAGCTGGGAACAATTGCGCAATATCGCCTGCCGGTTAAAATTTTCATTCTAAATAACCGCTATATGGGGATGGTGCGCCAGTGGCAGGAATTGCTGCATGGCTCGCGCTACTCACAATCTTACAGTGAGGCATTGCCTGACTTTGTGAAGCTTGCTGAGTCTTTCCATGGGACGGGCATGCGTGCGCGGAATGTGGGTGAGCTGGATAAGGTCATTCGTGACATGTTGGCGCATGATGGCCCAGTCATAGCGGATATTTGTGTAGCGGAAGGTGAAAATTGCTACCCGATGATTCCATCAGGTGCAGCGCATAACCAGATGTTGCTTGGCCCAGATCAGGATTCAGCCGCAGCAGGGCTGACCGAAGAAGGGATGATGTTGGTCTAA
- the ilvN gene encoding acetolactate synthase small subunit: MSDSITADIIQNSVISVLIEDESGALARVVGLFSGRGYNISSLTVAQVDARQGLSRITVLTSGTPMVIQQIKAQLKRLVPVHAVSDLTQEGAFVGRELALVKIVSSGEDRTEALRIAESFRARRVDSTATSFVFELTGSPEKIDAFIELMRNLGLADVSRTGIAAIARGPEVFAPLVFHPSEETV; encoded by the coding sequence ATGTCTGATTCAATTACAGCAGATATCATCCAGAACTCGGTCATCTCGGTTCTGATTGAAGATGAGAGCGGCGCTCTGGCGCGCGTTGTTGGCCTGTTCTCTGGCCGTGGCTACAATATTTCTAGCCTCACTGTGGCTCAGGTCGATGCCCGTCAGGGGTTATCCCGTATCACTGTTTTGACCTCCGGAACGCCGATGGTCATTCAGCAGATTAAAGCACAGTTGAAGCGCCTTGTGCCTGTGCATGCGGTGTCTGATTTGACGCAGGAGGGGGCTTTTGTTGGTCGTGAATTGGCTTTGGTGAAGATTGTTTCATCAGGGGAAGATCGGACCGAAGCCCTGCGTATAGCGGAATCTTTCCGGGCGCGGCGTGTAGACAGCACGGCGACAAGTTTTGTGTTTGAGCTTACCGGTTCACCGGAAAAGATCGACGCGTTTATTGAGTTGATGCGCAATCTCGGCTTGGCCGATGTTTCGCGGACAGGGATTGCTGCGATAGCGCGTGGTCCTGAAGTTTTTGCACCTTTGGTATTTCACCCCAGCGAGGAGACAGTCTGA
- the ilvC gene encoding ketol-acid reductoisomerase — translation MRVYYDRDADLNLIKSKKVAIIGYGSQGHAHANNLRDSGVSDLVIGLRPTSSAVKKAEGAGFKVMGPSEAAAWADVVMVLTPDEGQGALYKDHLEANLKQGAALAFAHGLSIHFRIIEARPDLDVFLIAPKGPGHTVRSEYQKGGGVPSLVAVAQNASGQALDIALSYASANGGGRAGIIETSFKEEVETDLFGEQAVLCGGAVELIRAGFETLVEAGYAPEMAYFECLHELKLIVDLLYEGGISNMNYSISNTAEYGEYVTGPRIITPETKAEMKRVLTDIQDGTFVRNFILENQSGGVGFKAIRARNDAHQIEETGAKLRAMMPWIAKSKLVDKERN, via the coding sequence ATGCGGGTTTATTATGATCGTGATGCTGACCTGAACCTGATCAAAAGCAAGAAGGTCGCGATTATTGGTTATGGCAGCCAAGGCCACGCCCATGCCAACAACCTGCGCGATAGCGGCGTATCTGACCTTGTTATTGGTCTGCGTCCAACGTCTTCCGCTGTGAAGAAGGCTGAAGGTGCGGGCTTCAAGGTAATGGGACCGTCAGAGGCAGCAGCTTGGGCTGATGTCGTTATGGTTCTGACGCCTGATGAAGGCCAAGGCGCTCTCTACAAGGACCATCTCGAAGCGAATTTGAAGCAGGGCGCAGCGCTTGCTTTTGCGCATGGTCTGTCCATTCATTTCCGCATCATCGAAGCGCGCCCTGATCTGGACGTGTTCTTGATTGCGCCAAAGGGCCCAGGTCACACAGTGCGTTCAGAATACCAGAAGGGTGGTGGTGTGCCGTCTCTGGTTGCTGTTGCACAGAACGCTTCAGGCCAGGCGCTGGACATTGCTCTGTCCTACGCATCGGCAAATGGTGGTGGCCGTGCAGGTATCATCGAGACGTCCTTCAAGGAAGAAGTAGAGACGGATCTGTTCGGTGAGCAGGCTGTTCTGTGCGGTGGTGCGGTTGAACTGATCCGCGCTGGTTTCGAAACGCTGGTTGAAGCGGGCTACGCACCGGAAATGGCGTATTTCGAGTGCTTGCATGAGCTGAAGCTGATCGTTGACCTGCTGTATGAAGGCGGGATCTCGAACATGAACTACTCCATCTCTAACACAGCAGAGTATGGTGAGTATGTGACGGGCCCACGCATTATCACGCCTGAAACAAAGGCTGAAATGAAGCGCGTCCTGACGGATATTCAGGATGGTACGTTCGTACGCAACTTCATCCTTGAGAACCAGTCAGGCGGCGTAGGCTTCAAAGCGATTCGCGCCCGTAATGACGCGCATCAGATTGAAGAAACGGGTGCTAAGCTCCGCGCTATGATGCCTTGGATTGCCAAGAGCAAACTGGTCGATAAAGAGCGCAACTAA